The following coding sequences are from one Luteolibacter rhizosphaerae window:
- the cmk gene encoding (d)CMP kinase: MILHRAIAIDGPAASGKSTLARILSKRLNLIMVNSGAMYRAVTWKVLKQGVNPNDRAAVVEALRQMELQCGVDGLASTVKVDGVDPGDELRSEEVNANVSAVAAVPEVRECLVSLQRDYLKLGDVVMEGRDIGSVVFPETPYKIYMDADPGVREARREEVGEVDSVAARDHADSRRETAPLKIAEGAAILDTSGHTIETGVKAALDILASQGFPIPPEAEDAVL; the protein is encoded by the coding sequence ATGATCCTCCATCGCGCCATCGCTATCGACGGGCCCGCCGCCTCCGGCAAGAGCACGCTCGCGCGCATCCTTTCGAAGCGCCTGAACCTGATCATGGTGAACTCGGGTGCGATGTATCGTGCCGTGACTTGGAAGGTGCTCAAGCAGGGTGTGAATCCGAACGACCGTGCCGCGGTGGTGGAAGCCCTCCGCCAGATGGAACTCCAATGCGGGGTGGACGGCCTAGCCTCCACCGTGAAGGTGGACGGAGTCGATCCCGGCGACGAGCTGCGCAGCGAGGAGGTGAATGCCAATGTCTCCGCCGTGGCCGCCGTGCCGGAAGTGCGCGAGTGCCTCGTCTCCCTCCAGCGCGATTACCTGAAGCTGGGCGACGTGGTGATGGAAGGCCGCGACATCGGCTCCGTAGTCTTCCCGGAGACTCCATATAAGATCTACATGGATGCCGACCCCGGCGTGCGCGAGGCTCGCCGCGAGGAAGTCGGGGAGGTGGATTCCGTTGCCGCCCGCGATCATGCGGACAGCCGCCGTGAAACCGCTCCGCTTAAGATCGCGGAAGGCGCGGCGATCCTTGATACTTCCGGGCATACCATTGAAACCGGCGTGAAGGCTGCTTTGGACATCCTCGCGAGCCAAGGCTTCCCGATTCCGCCGGAAGCGGAGGATGCCGTGCTCTAA
- the aroA gene encoding 3-phosphoshikimate 1-carboxyvinyltransferase, with the protein MSEFRVRSIRTLDAAFPVPGDKSMSHRAAMIAGLADGVSTVRNFLPSEDCLNTLGAMTACGVKVEVLEEMPGFGPTSMRIHGRKMQLAAPTRPIDCGNSGTGMRLLAGLFAGQSFDTELFGDESLSGRPMGRITDPLALMGAKIDCLGEKPGCAPLKIHGTQLHPVRYELPMASAQVKSAVILAGMFCEGTTTAVQPADTRDHTERMLESFGVKVKTEGGAISIKGGQVPQARDFRVPGDISSAAFWVVAAAALPGSRLVIKNVGLNPTRTAVLDVIERMGAQITRTVISTDDGEPIGDVEIRGGKLKGTELLKAEIPNLIDEIPVIAVAAALAEGKTTIRNAKELRVKETDRITTVVNNLRAMGGQVEEFEDGMEITGGQPLHAAAMESHGDHRIAMAFAIAGLFAEGETIIGNTACVNTSYPGFAKQLAAVMDESKSAEDYDLPTVPVAP; encoded by the coding sequence ATGAGTGAGTTCCGAGTTCGATCGATCCGCACGCTGGATGCCGCCTTCCCGGTGCCCGGCGACAAGAGCATGTCTCACCGCGCGGCGATGATCGCGGGCCTCGCCGATGGGGTTTCGACGGTGCGGAACTTCCTGCCGAGCGAGGACTGCCTGAACACCTTGGGCGCGATGACCGCCTGTGGGGTGAAGGTGGAGGTGTTGGAGGAGATGCCCGGCTTCGGTCCAACTTCGATGCGCATTCACGGCCGCAAGATGCAGCTCGCCGCGCCGACCAGGCCGATCGATTGCGGCAACTCCGGAACCGGCATGCGCCTGCTGGCCGGTCTGTTCGCGGGCCAGTCCTTCGACACGGAACTCTTCGGAGACGAGTCGCTCTCGGGTCGTCCGATGGGCCGCATCACCGATCCGCTCGCGTTGATGGGAGCGAAGATCGATTGCTTGGGAGAAAAGCCCGGCTGTGCCCCGCTGAAGATTCACGGCACGCAACTCCACCCGGTGCGCTATGAGCTGCCGATGGCCAGCGCCCAAGTGAAGAGCGCGGTGATCCTTGCCGGGATGTTCTGCGAAGGCACCACCACCGCCGTGCAGCCCGCCGACACTCGCGACCACACCGAGCGCATGCTCGAATCCTTCGGTGTGAAGGTGAAGACCGAGGGCGGCGCGATCTCGATCAAGGGAGGCCAAGTCCCGCAGGCTCGCGACTTCCGTGTGCCGGGGGACATTTCCAGCGCGGCCTTCTGGGTGGTGGCTGCGGCCGCGCTGCCGGGCTCCCGCTTGGTCATCAAGAACGTCGGTCTCAATCCGACCCGCACTGCCGTGCTCGATGTGATCGAGCGCATGGGCGCGCAAATCACCCGCACGGTGATCTCCACTGACGATGGCGAACCGATCGGCGATGTGGAGATCCGCGGTGGCAAGCTCAAGGGCACCGAGTTGCTCAAGGCCGAGATCCCGAACCTGATCGACGAGATCCCTGTGATTGCCGTGGCTGCCGCACTGGCCGAGGGCAAGACGACGATTCGCAATGCCAAGGAACTGCGGGTGAAGGAGACCGACCGGATCACCACTGTGGTCAATAACCTGCGCGCGATGGGCGGGCAGGTAGAGGAATTCGAAGACGGCATGGAGATCACCGGCGGCCAGCCTCTGCACGCTGCGGCGATGGAGAGTCACGGGGATCACCGCATCGCCATGGCCTTTGCCATCGCCGGCCTCTTCGCCGAGGGCGAAACGATCATTGGCAACACCGCCTGTGTGAACACCTCCTATCCCGGCTTCGCCAAGCAACTCGCCGCCGTGATGGACGAGAGCAAGTCGGCCGAGGACTACGATCTTCCCACCGTCCCGGTCGCCCCATGA
- a CDS encoding prephenate dehydrogenase, whose product MDFNKVAILGGGLLGGSLALALRERFPHLPVALWARRAATVESARQRGISGATEHLAAALDGADLVVLSTPVGAMATVLLAAQSAGLWQDALVTDVGSVKAAPHRCLQPILRRTGGRFIGSHPMAGSEQTGISAAEATLFDGAACLLTDDDRVGDPWSSRLQRFWEAVGCRVSWMEAQAHDALVARISHFPHLMAAAAAKVALTTPSDGRFGGGGLRDTTRVAGGDPDMWAEIVTENREALRGVLSHAITEMSEMLAMLEAGEQEALRRWLDDAKQAREAALAVVRNDFP is encoded by the coding sequence ATGGATTTTAACAAGGTGGCCATTCTCGGCGGCGGGCTCCTCGGTGGCTCGCTGGCGCTGGCCCTGAGAGAGCGCTTCCCGCACCTGCCGGTGGCCCTTTGGGCGCGGCGCGCGGCGACGGTGGAGTCGGCACGGCAGCGGGGAATCTCAGGGGCCACGGAGCATCTCGCGGCAGCTCTTGATGGCGCTGACCTCGTGGTGTTGTCCACCCCCGTGGGAGCGATGGCCACGGTGCTGCTGGCAGCTCAATCCGCCGGGCTTTGGCAAGACGCACTGGTGACGGATGTGGGCAGCGTGAAGGCAGCCCCGCACCGCTGCCTGCAACCAATTCTCCGGAGAACCGGCGGGCGTTTCATCGGCAGCCACCCGATGGCAGGCTCTGAGCAAACCGGTATCAGCGCTGCCGAGGCCACACTTTTCGATGGTGCTGCCTGCCTGCTGACCGACGACGACCGGGTAGGGGATCCTTGGTCGTCCCGTCTTCAGCGTTTCTGGGAAGCGGTCGGGTGCCGCGTCTCTTGGATGGAAGCACAGGCCCACGACGCGCTGGTTGCCCGGATCAGCCATTTTCCGCACCTCATGGCAGCAGCCGCTGCGAAGGTCGCTTTGACGACGCCCTCCGATGGTCGTTTCGGCGGCGGCGGACTCCGCGATACCACCCGCGTGGCCGGTGGCGACCCCGACATGTGGGCGGAGATCGTGACGGAAAATCGGGAAGCCCTGCGTGGCGTCTTGAGTCATGCCATCACCGAGATGAGTGAAATGCTTGCCATGCTGGAAGCGGGCGAGCAAGAAGCCCTGCGCCGCTGGCTGGACGACGCGAAACAAGCCCGCGAAGCTGCCCTTGCCGTCGTCAGAAACGATTTTCCATGA
- a CDS encoding pyruvate carboxylase, translating to MPQPKTDKLLAANRGEIAIRIFRAANELGLRTVSIFAEEDRFSRHRFKADEAYQLDKNKGPVGAYLDVDGIAALAKSKGVTLVHPGYGFLSENAAFARACAREGITFVGPSPELLENMGDKTAARTLAAKFNVPTLPGTEEPITDPSEALKVAKEIGFPLIIKAAFGGGGRGMRVVEKPEQLAGLLAEAQGEAEKAFGNPAVFLERYISRAKHIEVQILGDQHGNVVHLHERDCSVQRRYQKVVEIAPSIELDPVVRKELCDAAVTLAKGIGYNNAGTVEFLYDMDQKDWFFIEMNPRIQVEHTVTECVTGIDLVRSQILVAKGYSLFDKEIAIPPQDEIPCNGYAIQCRITTEDPEKGFAPDYGRILNYRSAAGFGIRLDAGSGDAGSVITPFYDSMLVKLTAMGRDFETACVRMDRALREFRIRGVKTNIPFLENVIKDDTFRSGQAHTKLIDTKPELLKFKAKRDRATKLLSYLSDITVNGNATAKGWKPEKPILNPRVPQPEIKEFKGSRDILLEKGPDEFVKWILAEKRLLITDTSMRDAHQSLIATRMRTVDMLRIADAYAEGLPDLFSLEMWGGATFDTAMRFLKEDPWDRLRRLREKVPGILFQMLFRGSNAVGYSNYPDNVVAGFVKHSADAGMDIFRIFDSLNYLPNMQVAMEAVRDHGKALCEAAICYTGDILDPKRDKFSLKYYVQKAKELEKMGAHILAIKDMAGLCKPQAAYNLVAALKQEIGIPIHFHTHDTSGLNAASVIAAARAGVDIADLAIASLSGSTSQPNLNSVSAALANSDRDPGLNADTLNEVSDYWEEVLAQYKPFDSAPRAGTAEVYEHEMPGGQYTNLREQANAMGLGHRWREIARTYADVNQLFGDIVKVTPSSKVVGDMAMFLITRSIKAADVPKLKPGSIDWPESVIDMLAGGLGQPDGGWPADVQKVVLGNKPSTTQRPGDLAEAVDLEATRAQVAKKIGRQVDDDDLYSHLMYPAVFAEFVDFRKKYDDLSGLATPAFFYGMHVGEEVEMEIDPGKTLFVKLVSIGDADADGKRTLFYELNGMPRESVVVDKSRVSKDSKAARVKGKPDDTAQACAPMPGMVTEVAVSPGQEVKEGDKLIVLEAMKMLTTVSASQDGVVKEILVAKGEQVDSDDLLVKLG from the coding sequence ATGCCGCAACCCAAGACCGACAAGCTTCTCGCCGCGAACCGCGGTGAAATCGCCATCCGCATTTTCCGCGCCGCCAACGAACTCGGTCTGCGCACCGTCTCGATCTTCGCCGAGGAGGACCGCTTCTCGCGTCACCGCTTCAAGGCGGACGAGGCCTACCAACTCGACAAGAACAAGGGTCCGGTGGGTGCCTACCTTGATGTCGATGGGATCGCGGCGCTGGCGAAGTCCAAGGGTGTGACGCTCGTCCACCCGGGTTACGGCTTCCTTTCCGAGAACGCCGCTTTCGCCCGGGCCTGTGCGCGCGAAGGCATCACCTTCGTCGGCCCCTCCCCCGAGTTGCTGGAAAACATGGGTGACAAGACGGCAGCGCGCACGCTGGCCGCGAAGTTCAACGTCCCCACCCTGCCCGGCACGGAAGAACCGATCACCGATCCTTCTGAAGCCCTGAAGGTGGCGAAAGAGATCGGCTTCCCGCTCATCATCAAGGCGGCCTTTGGTGGCGGCGGGCGCGGCATGCGCGTGGTCGAGAAGCCCGAGCAGCTCGCCGGCCTGCTGGCCGAGGCACAGGGCGAGGCCGAGAAGGCCTTCGGCAATCCCGCGGTTTTCCTCGAGCGCTATATCTCCCGCGCCAAGCACATCGAGGTGCAGATCCTCGGTGACCAGCACGGCAATGTGGTCCATTTGCACGAGCGCGACTGCTCGGTGCAGCGCCGCTACCAGAAGGTGGTGGAAATCGCTCCCTCGATCGAACTCGATCCCGTGGTCCGCAAGGAGCTGTGCGATGCCGCCGTGACGCTCGCCAAGGGCATCGGCTACAACAATGCGGGCACGGTCGAGTTCCTCTACGACATGGACCAGAAGGACTGGTTCTTCATCGAGATGAACCCGCGCATCCAGGTGGAGCACACGGTGACCGAGTGCGTCACCGGCATCGATCTTGTGCGCTCGCAGATCCTCGTCGCAAAGGGCTACTCCCTTTTCGACAAGGAAATCGCGATCCCGCCGCAGGATGAGATCCCCTGCAATGGCTACGCGATCCAATGCCGCATCACCACGGAAGACCCGGAGAAGGGCTTCGCACCGGACTATGGCCGCATCCTGAACTACCGCTCCGCCGCGGGCTTCGGCATCCGTCTCGATGCGGGCTCCGGCGATGCCGGCTCGGTGATTACCCCCTTCTATGATTCCATGCTGGTGAAGCTCACCGCCATGGGACGCGACTTCGAGACCGCATGCGTGCGCATGGACCGCGCCCTGCGCGAGTTCCGCATCCGCGGGGTGAAGACCAACATTCCTTTCCTGGAGAACGTCATCAAGGACGACACTTTCCGCTCCGGCCAAGCTCATACCAAGCTGATCGACACCAAGCCGGAGCTGCTCAAGTTCAAGGCCAAGCGCGACCGCGCAACCAAGCTGCTCTCGTACCTCTCCGACATCACCGTCAATGGCAATGCCACCGCCAAGGGTTGGAAACCGGAGAAGCCGATCCTCAATCCCCGCGTGCCGCAGCCGGAGATCAAGGAGTTCAAGGGCAGCCGGGACATCCTGTTAGAGAAAGGGCCGGACGAGTTCGTGAAATGGATCCTGGCCGAGAAGCGCCTGCTGATCACGGACACCTCGATGCGTGACGCGCACCAGTCGTTGATCGCGACCCGCATGCGCACGGTGGACATGCTCCGCATCGCCGACGCCTATGCCGAAGGCTTGCCCGATCTCTTCTCTCTGGAGATGTGGGGCGGTGCCACATTCGACACGGCGATGCGCTTCCTGAAGGAAGATCCATGGGATCGCCTGCGCCGCCTGCGCGAAAAGGTGCCGGGCATCCTGTTCCAGATGCTCTTCCGCGGCTCGAATGCCGTGGGCTACTCGAATTACCCGGACAACGTGGTGGCGGGCTTCGTGAAGCACTCGGCGGATGCGGGAATGGATATCTTCCGCATCTTCGACTCGCTGAACTACCTGCCGAACATGCAAGTGGCGATGGAGGCCGTGCGTGATCATGGCAAGGCGCTGTGTGAAGCGGCCATCTGCTACACCGGCGACATCCTTGATCCGAAGCGCGACAAGTTCTCGCTGAAGTATTACGTCCAGAAGGCCAAGGAGCTGGAGAAGATGGGTGCCCATATCCTTGCGATCAAGGACATGGCCGGACTCTGCAAACCGCAGGCCGCCTACAATCTCGTGGCCGCGCTGAAGCAGGAGATCGGCATCCCGATCCATTTCCACACGCATGACACCTCCGGCCTGAATGCCGCCTCGGTCATCGCCGCGGCCCGTGCCGGTGTCGATATCGCGGACCTCGCGATCGCGTCGCTCTCCGGCTCGACCTCGCAACCGAACCTCAATTCGGTATCCGCCGCATTGGCGAACTCGGATCGCGATCCCGGCCTGAATGCCGACACTCTTAACGAGGTCTCCGACTACTGGGAAGAGGTGCTGGCCCAATATAAGCCCTTCGACTCGGCACCGCGCGCCGGCACGGCGGAGGTATACGAGCACGAGATGCCGGGCGGCCAGTATACGAACCTGCGCGAGCAGGCGAATGCCATGGGACTGGGCCACCGCTGGCGCGAGATCGCCCGCACCTATGCGGACGTGAACCAGCTTTTCGGCGACATCGTGAAGGTCACGCCATCCTCAAAGGTGGTCGGCGACATGGCGATGTTCCTCATTACCCGCAGCATCAAGGCGGCGGACGTGCCCAAGCTGAAGCCGGGCTCGATCGACTGGCCGGAGAGCGTGATCGACATGCTCGCCGGCGGTTTGGGTCAGCCGGATGGCGGTTGGCCTGCCGATGTGCAAAAGGTCGTGCTGGGCAACAAGCCCTCCACCACCCAGCGGCCTGGAGACCTCGCCGAAGCGGTGGATCTGGAAGCCACCCGCGCGCAGGTCGCGAAGAAGATCGGTCGTCAAGTGGATGACGACGATCTCTACTCCCATCTGATGTATCCCGCAGTCTTCGCGGAGTTCGTGGACTTCCGGAAGAAGTACGATGACCTTAGTGGACTCGCCACCCCGGCCTTCTTCTACGGCATGCATGTCGGCGAGGAGGTCGAGATGGAGATCGATCCCGGCAAGACGCTCTTCGTGAAGCTGGTTTCGATCGGCGACGCCGATGCTGACGGCAAGCGCACGCTCTTCTACGAACTGAACGGCATGCCGCGCGAGA